The following coding sequences lie in one Lolium perenne isolate Kyuss_39 chromosome 2, Kyuss_2.0, whole genome shotgun sequence genomic window:
- the LOC127331519 gene encoding peroxidase 2-like, translated as MASTSFVSLLVLVAMASAASAQLLSTFYDTSCPDALSTIRRVVTAAVRSEPRMGASLVRLHFHDCFVDGCDGSVLLADTGSFVGEQGAAPNAGSIRGMNVIDNAKTQVEAVCKQTVSCADILAVAARDSVIALGGPSWTVPLGRRDSTTASKTNAENDLPPPSSDLQGLTTKFSNKGLSVTDMVALSGAHTIGQSQCKNFRDRIYNDTNIDTAFATSLKANCPQPTGSSDSSLAPLDRTSPNAFDNAYYSNLLSQKGLLHSDQVLFNGGSTDNTVRSFASNPAAFGSAFATAMVNMGNIAPKTGTQGQIRLSCSKVNS; from the exons ATGGCTTCCACCTCCTTTGTTAGCTTACTGGTTCTCGTGGCCATGGCCTCGGCGGCGTCGGCGCAGTTGTTGTCCACGTTTTACGACACGTCGTGCCCCGACGCCCTGTCCACTATCAGGCGGGTCGTGACGGCCGCCGTGAGGAGCGAGCCCCGCATGGGGGCGTCGCTGGTCCGGCTGCACTTCCACGACTGCTTTGTCGAT GGCTGTGACGGGTCTGTTCTGTTGGCTGACACCGGGAGCTTCGTCGGCGAGCAGGGGGCAGCTCCGAACGCCGGTTCCATTCGAGGCATGAACGTCATCGACAACGCCAAGACTCAGGTGGAGGCCGTGTGCAAGCAGACCGTCTCTTGCGCCGACATCCTCGCGGTCGCAGCCCGTGACTCCGTGATCGCG CTTGGAGGGCCCTCTTGGACAGTTCCTTTGGggaggagggactccaccaccgcaAGCAAGACAAATGCAGAAAACGACCTGCCTCCTCCTTCCTCCGATCTCCAGGGCCTCACCACCAAGTTTAGCAACAAGGGCCTCAGCGTAACAGACATGGTCGCTCTCTCAG GCGCCCACACTATCGGCCAGTCGCAGTGCAAGAACTTCCGGGACAGGATCTACAACGATACCAACATTGACACGGCCTTCGCGACCTCGCTTAAGGCAAACTGCCCGCAACCCACCGGCTCCAGCGACAGCAGCCTGGCGCCGCTGGACAGGACGAGCCCCAACGCGTTCGACAACGCCTATTACAGCAACCTCCTTTCTCAGAAGGGGCTCCTTCACTCCGACCAGGTGCTGTTCAACGGCGGCAGCACCGACAACACCGTCAGGAGCTTCGCGTCAAACCCGGCGGCGTTCGGGAGCGCCTTCGCCACGGCCATGGTGAACATGGGCAACATCGCGCCCAAGACGGGGACGCAGGGCCAGATCAGGCTCAGCTGCTCCAAGGTGAACTCGTAA